The Lacipirellula parvula genome window below encodes:
- a CDS encoding TIGR03545 family protein: MKLKRPKLPPIFRWKYIAPRLAIATAVVLAVRYGLDPALRWGIVVSGEAAVGAKVEVVDLTTSLRDGTLTVDGVAVANPSKPMRNLLESSQVRLEIDGAQLLRKRVVVHNGRIDGIKFDGERTTSGALEILPETPAEPSALDPVFTAAQETAAGWFDDLTGRMEQDLLGSLATPQVVEELKRRWPEQYQALRKRADDLRAKAKQIETAFRDAKKNPLRGMQQVEELRKQLTQTQAELQATLAEIKALPDQAKADRLALDAARKQDQAFIKEHLKLSGIDPDELNRYLLGETASGYLEQTTWWIEQVRKFIPKNRVAAPTRSRGTNVVFAGRRQPKMLLERIELAGEARLDGQPLAFTGLLSDVASEPELHERPLQLAIHSSGAVDGVLLVELDRRGEMAHDSIKIDVPQLNLAHRTLGRADKLAVTVAPGAASLKADVRLDGDELIGTIELKQSSTLAAQTPALRDDRIAAVIQESLSGVDRLEAKIELAGTLKRPSIRIESNVGPQLAAGVSGAVKKYLTDRKDRIMAKVQGEVDEQLAKLQAERDKAQQELMAALGENQQMVTQLASVMGGGEVPLQVDVAKIGKAIDLNKLKR; encoded by the coding sequence ATGAAGCTCAAACGCCCGAAGCTGCCGCCCATCTTTCGTTGGAAGTACATCGCACCGCGGCTCGCGATTGCGACGGCCGTCGTGCTAGCGGTTCGCTATGGGCTCGACCCGGCGCTTCGCTGGGGGATCGTCGTTTCGGGCGAAGCTGCCGTCGGCGCGAAGGTCGAAGTCGTCGATCTGACGACGTCGCTGCGCGATGGAACGCTCACCGTCGACGGCGTCGCTGTGGCGAATCCCAGCAAGCCGATGCGGAACCTGCTCGAATCCTCGCAGGTTCGCTTGGAGATTGATGGCGCCCAACTGCTGCGGAAGCGGGTGGTCGTCCACAACGGTCGGATCGACGGCATTAAGTTCGACGGCGAGCGGACGACCTCCGGGGCGCTCGAAATCCTGCCTGAGACGCCCGCGGAACCGTCGGCCCTCGATCCGGTATTCACCGCGGCCCAAGAAACGGCGGCCGGCTGGTTCGACGATCTCACCGGCCGGATGGAGCAAGACCTGCTCGGCTCGCTGGCAACGCCGCAGGTGGTGGAAGAGCTAAAACGCCGCTGGCCCGAGCAGTACCAGGCCCTGCGGAAGCGGGCCGACGACTTGCGCGCCAAGGCGAAGCAGATTGAAACCGCCTTCCGCGATGCGAAGAAGAACCCGCTCCGCGGCATGCAGCAGGTCGAAGAACTACGCAAGCAGCTGACGCAGACTCAAGCCGAGCTGCAAGCGACGCTTGCCGAGATCAAAGCGTTGCCAGATCAGGCGAAGGCCGATCGCCTCGCGCTCGACGCGGCTCGCAAGCAGGACCAGGCGTTCATTAAGGAGCACTTGAAGCTCTCGGGTATCGACCCCGATGAACTCAATCGCTACCTGCTCGGCGAAACCGCGAGCGGGTATCTCGAACAAACGACCTGGTGGATCGAACAGGTTCGCAAGTTCATCCCGAAGAACCGCGTGGCGGCGCCAACGCGCTCGCGTGGGACTAACGTCGTGTTCGCGGGCCGGCGGCAGCCGAAGATGTTGCTCGAACGGATCGAACTCGCCGGCGAAGCTCGGCTTGATGGCCAACCGCTGGCGTTCACGGGCCTACTGAGCGACGTCGCCTCGGAGCCGGAACTCCACGAGCGGCCGCTGCAGTTGGCGATTCACAGCAGCGGCGCCGTCGACGGCGTGCTGCTCGTGGAACTCGACCGCCGCGGCGAGATGGCGCACGACTCAATCAAGATTGATGTGCCGCAGCTCAATTTGGCTCATCGGACGTTGGGGCGTGCGGACAAGCTCGCCGTCACCGTGGCGCCTGGCGCTGCGAGCCTCAAGGCCGACGTTCGCCTCGATGGCGACGAACTGATCGGCACGATCGAACTAAAGCAGTCGTCGACCCTCGCGGCGCAGACGCCCGCACTGCGCGACGACCGGATTGCCGCGGTGATTCAGGAATCGCTCAGCGGGGTCGATCGGCTCGAAGCGAAGATCGAACTGGCGGGAACGCTCAAACGGCCGTCGATTCGCATCGAATCGAACGTGGGGCCGCAGCTGGCCGCGGGCGTGAGCGGAGCGGTGAAGAAGTACCTCACCGATCGTAAGGATCGGATCATGGCGAAGGTGCAGGGCGAGGTCGACGAGCAACTCGCCAAATTGCAGGCTGAACGCGACAAGGCTCAGCAAGAACTGATGGCGGCCCTCGGCGAGAACCAGCAGATGGTGACGCAGCTCGCCTCGGTGATGGGGGGCGGCGAGGTGCCGCTGCAGGTCGACGTGGCGAAAATCGGCAAGGCGATTGATCTCAATAAGCTCAAGCGGTAG
- a CDS encoding c-type cytochrome: MELFRRSPLALFSSIAIAIAASWFAGASVAQAEAVGKIKLPPGFKAELVHEVPAETEGSWVALTPDDKGRIIASDQHGSLYRITPSPLGADPSQTKVEKLKTKIGMAQGLLFHEGKLYVVMNGDIGGFSSGLYRLSDSNNDDQFDRIEQLRVFEGAGEHGPHGIVLGPDGKSLYVVCGNHTGAPLFSSSAVPARWREDQLLPLITDPNGHAAAIRAPGGWFAKMDLNGENLEMFSIGYRNAYDLAFNDAGDLFTFDSDMEWDIGAPWYRPTRICHVASGSDFGWRTGNSVWPTYYIDTVPAVADAGPGSPTGVVFGKGAKFPEKYQKALFAADWSYGNIYVVNLTPSGSSYTGEIERFANAMPLGVTDMVVLPKDGALYFAVGGRKSESALYRIVYDGKDAPADAPKLEVVAENDPQRVFGSGAPAPPAPEAHAIRVALEKLNRPAGPAAINDIWPHLGSSDRFIKNVARTALEHQPFSLWRAKALAEKNVDAQLNALAAFARAADANQQQAWVGALTAIKFPELSTQQKLDYLRVASLGVMRLDPFQPASREKLIAALNPYFPADDHFVNRDLGNLLLRLRAPNVVPRMLTLMENATTTEDAIDFAVSLSAAQEGWTTADRIRLLDWFERAAHVGGGHSFFGYLVSARDRYIANIPAAARPPIAERISKPLMQQTIAIDTANRPLVKEWTLEEVNDLVANDKSPRNFENGRKMFSAAGCYNCHRVAGAGSSIGPDLTGLGGRFGAADIMRSIVDPSHTISDQYQQMVFETNGRMIVGRISNINNDAMMVSTNMLDPKKTETIKRDELDDQFPSDVSMMPTGLLNTLTAEEILDLTAFLRSGGKPEHELFKAGK, from the coding sequence ATGGAACTCTTCCGCCGCTCGCCCCTTGCCCTCTTCTCGAGCATTGCGATCGCGATTGCCGCCAGCTGGTTCGCCGGCGCGAGCGTCGCTCAAGCGGAGGCCGTCGGCAAGATCAAGCTGCCGCCGGGCTTCAAAGCGGAACTCGTGCATGAAGTCCCCGCAGAGACCGAAGGCTCTTGGGTGGCGCTGACCCCAGACGACAAGGGGCGGATCATTGCGTCCGATCAGCATGGCTCGCTCTACCGGATCACGCCGTCGCCGCTCGGGGCCGATCCCTCGCAAACAAAGGTCGAGAAGCTCAAAACGAAAATCGGCATGGCCCAGGGCCTGCTGTTCCATGAAGGCAAGTTGTACGTCGTGATGAACGGCGACATTGGCGGGTTCAGTTCGGGGTTGTATCGGCTCTCTGACTCGAACAACGACGACCAGTTCGATCGCATCGAGCAGTTGCGGGTGTTCGAAGGCGCCGGCGAACATGGACCGCACGGCATCGTGCTCGGGCCCGATGGGAAGAGCTTGTACGTCGTCTGCGGCAACCATACGGGCGCGCCGCTGTTTAGCAGCTCGGCAGTTCCCGCGCGGTGGCGCGAAGACCAGTTGCTGCCGCTCATCACCGATCCCAACGGCCATGCCGCGGCGATTCGCGCCCCGGGCGGCTGGTTCGCGAAGATGGACCTCAACGGCGAGAACCTGGAGATGTTCTCGATTGGTTACCGCAACGCCTATGACTTGGCGTTCAACGATGCGGGCGATTTGTTCACGTTCGATTCCGACATGGAGTGGGACATTGGCGCCCCGTGGTATCGCCCCACGCGGATCTGTCATGTGGCGAGCGGCAGCGATTTTGGTTGGCGGACCGGCAACAGCGTCTGGCCGACCTACTACATTGATACCGTACCCGCCGTCGCCGACGCGGGGCCGGGTTCGCCGACCGGTGTGGTGTTTGGCAAGGGGGCAAAGTTCCCGGAGAAGTACCAGAAGGCCCTCTTCGCCGCCGACTGGAGTTATGGCAACATCTATGTGGTCAACCTGACGCCGTCTGGTTCGTCGTACACTGGCGAGATCGAGCGGTTCGCCAACGCGATGCCGCTGGGCGTGACCGACATGGTCGTGTTGCCGAAGGATGGGGCGTTGTACTTCGCCGTCGGCGGACGGAAGAGCGAATCGGCTCTTTACCGGATTGTGTACGACGGCAAAGACGCGCCGGCCGATGCGCCGAAGTTGGAAGTTGTCGCAGAAAACGATCCGCAGCGGGTCTTCGGCAGCGGCGCCCCTGCCCCGCCGGCGCCGGAAGCCCACGCGATACGCGTGGCTCTCGAGAAGCTAAACCGGCCAGCCGGGCCTGCGGCGATTAACGACATCTGGCCCCATCTCGGCAGTTCTGACCGCTTCATCAAGAACGTCGCCCGCACGGCGCTGGAGCATCAACCCTTCTCCCTGTGGCGTGCCAAAGCGCTGGCTGAAAAGAATGTCGACGCCCAGCTGAACGCGCTCGCCGCGTTCGCCCGCGCTGCTGACGCCAACCAGCAGCAGGCGTGGGTCGGGGCGCTCACGGCGATCAAGTTCCCCGAGCTTTCGACGCAGCAAAAGCTCGATTACCTCCGCGTCGCCTCGCTCGGCGTGATGCGACTCGACCCGTTCCAACCGGCGTCGCGTGAGAAGCTGATCGCGGCGCTCAATCCCTACTTCCCCGCCGACGATCACTTCGTGAACCGCGACCTGGGGAACCTGCTGCTTCGGCTCCGCGCGCCGAACGTCGTGCCGCGGATGCTGACGTTGATGGAAAACGCGACGACGACGGAAGATGCGATCGACTTCGCGGTGAGCCTTTCCGCGGCACAAGAAGGTTGGACGACGGCCGATCGCATTCGACTGCTTGATTGGTTTGAACGCGCCGCGCATGTCGGTGGCGGGCACTCGTTCTTTGGCTATCTCGTTTCCGCCCGCGATCGCTACATCGCCAACATCCCGGCGGCCGCCCGCCCGCCGATTGCCGAACGGATCTCGAAGCCGCTCATGCAGCAGACGATCGCGATCGACACGGCGAACCGTCCGCTGGTGAAAGAGTGGACGCTGGAGGAAGTGAACGACCTCGTTGCGAACGACAAGTCGCCGCGCAACTTCGAGAATGGCCGTAAGATGTTCTCGGCCGCGGGCTGCTACAACTGCCACCGCGTCGCGGGCGCCGGCTCGTCGATCGGACCCGATCTCACGGGCCTGGGCGGCCGCTTTGGCGCCGCCGACATCATGCGGTCGATCGTCGACCCCAGCCACACGATCTCCGACCAGTATCAGCAGATGGTGTTCGAGACGAATGGCCGGATGATCGTTGGCCGTATTTCCAACATCAACAACGACGCCATGATGGTCAGCACGAACATGCTCGATCCGAAGAAGACCGAGACGATCAAGCGCGACGAGCTGGACGACCAGTTCCCGTCGGACGTCTCGATGATGCCGACGGGCCTGCTCAACACGCTGACGGCCGAGGAGATTCTCGACCTGACGGCGTTCTTGCGGTCGGGCGGGAAGCCGGAGCATGAGTTGTTTAAGGCTGGCAAATAA
- the mch gene encoding methenyltetrahydromethanopterin cyclohydrolase: MNLNHRAASLCRTLADDAELLRVELHLQDSGAMVVDCGVKATGGLDAGLLLARLCLADLATVSLTPGTNGLGPVAQVQTDHPLLACMASQYAGWEVKGEKFFAMGSGPMRAAAAREPLFEDLKYHEAASHCVGVLESGKLPNDEVCRDVAAKCGVEPSALTLLVAPTRSMAGTLQVVARSVETALHKLHELKFDLHRVVSGWGSAPLPPPAKDDMAAIGRTNDAILYGGHAVLYVRGDDESLREIGARTPSSASKDYGRPFAEIFASYNHDFYQIDPHLFSPAVVTLVNLDTGNSFRFGKFDDAVVAKSFGIV, translated from the coding sequence GTGAACCTCAATCACCGCGCCGCTTCACTGTGTCGTACGTTGGCTGATGACGCCGAGTTGTTGCGCGTCGAATTGCACCTGCAAGATTCGGGCGCTATGGTCGTCGACTGCGGCGTGAAGGCGACCGGCGGACTGGATGCGGGGCTATTGCTCGCGCGACTTTGCCTGGCCGACCTCGCAACTGTCAGCCTGACGCCCGGGACGAACGGCCTGGGGCCGGTGGCGCAGGTGCAGACCGATCATCCGCTGCTCGCCTGCATGGCGTCGCAATACGCCGGCTGGGAAGTGAAGGGCGAGAAGTTTTTTGCGATGGGCTCGGGGCCGATGCGAGCCGCGGCAGCGCGTGAGCCGTTGTTCGAGGATCTCAAATATCACGAAGCGGCCTCGCACTGCGTCGGCGTGTTGGAGAGCGGCAAGCTGCCGAACGACGAAGTCTGCCGCGACGTCGCGGCGAAGTGCGGCGTCGAGCCGTCGGCCCTCACGCTGCTGGTCGCCCCGACGCGGAGCATGGCCGGTACGTTGCAAGTGGTGGCCCGCAGCGTCGAGACGGCGCTCCACAAGTTGCACGAACTCAAGTTCGATCTGCACCGCGTCGTCAGCGGCTGGGGCTCGGCCCCGCTGCCGCCGCCGGCGAAGGATGACATGGCGGCGATCGGTCGCACGAACGATGCGATCCTCTACGGCGGCCACGCGGTGCTGTATGTGCGCGGCGACGACGAATCGCTCCGCGAGATCGGCGCCCGGACGCCGAGTTCCGCCTCGAAAGATTACGGCCGACCGTTTGCCGAGATCTTTGCGAGCTACAATCACGACTTCTACCAGATCGATCCGCATCTGTTCAGCCCGGCGGTGGTGACGCTCGTGAATCTCGACACGGGCAACAGTTTTCGGTTCGGCAAGTTCGACGACGCGGTGGTGGCGAAGTCGTTTGGCATTGTTTGA
- a CDS encoding ATP-grasp domain-containing protein — protein sequence MNIAVLAARDSWYFRDLQRAAGARCELTAISYKSLASQVIGATLGVSSGDARLSEFDGVLVRSMPPGSLEQVVFRMDALGRLEASGVRVVNSARAIEAAVDKYLATAKLQAAGLLVPPTIVCQTAADGLAAFETLGGDAVVKPLFGGEGRGITRVSDAAIARRVFMSLEQIGAVLYVQKFIPHDGVDWRLLVVGDEVLGMKRVNPDDWRTNISLGARPAPLEVTVELAQLARRAAAAVGATVAGVDLLPARDGRLYVIEVNAVPGWKALGEVTGVDVAARVLELVQ from the coding sequence ATGAACATTGCCGTGCTCGCTGCCCGCGACAGTTGGTACTTCCGCGATCTGCAGCGCGCGGCTGGCGCACGATGCGAGCTGACGGCGATCTCCTACAAATCGCTCGCGTCGCAAGTGATCGGTGCGACGCTCGGCGTCAGCTCTGGCGACGCGCGACTCTCAGAGTTCGATGGCGTGCTCGTCCGTTCGATGCCGCCGGGGAGTTTGGAGCAGGTCGTCTTTCGGATGGATGCGCTGGGGCGACTTGAGGCGAGCGGCGTGCGGGTCGTGAACTCAGCGCGAGCGATCGAAGCGGCGGTCGACAAGTACCTGGCGACCGCGAAGCTGCAAGCCGCGGGGCTGCTCGTGCCGCCGACGATCGTCTGCCAGACCGCTGCCGATGGGCTGGCGGCGTTCGAAACCCTTGGCGGCGACGCGGTCGTAAAACCCCTCTTCGGGGGCGAGGGCCGCGGCATCACGCGGGTGAGCGACGCTGCGATTGCTCGCCGCGTGTTCATGTCGCTGGAGCAGATCGGCGCCGTGCTTTACGTCCAAAAGTTTATCCCGCACGATGGCGTCGACTGGCGGCTGCTTGTCGTCGGCGACGAGGTGCTGGGGATGAAGCGAGTGAATCCCGACGACTGGCGGACGAACATCAGCCTCGGCGCCCGCCCTGCCCCGCTCGAGGTGACGGTGGAACTGGCACAACTCGCGCGCCGAGCCGCGGCGGCCGTCGGGGCGACCGTTGCAGGAGTCGATTTGCTGCCGGCCCGCGATGGCCGGCTGTACGTGATCGAGGTGAATGCGGTGCCGGGGTGGAAGGCGCTTGGCGAGGTGACCGGCGTCGACGTGGCGGCGAGAGTGTTGGAGCTCGTTCAATAG
- a CDS encoding tetratricopeptide repeat protein — MPISRSTYRWPAVGLGLALAVFAALAAADWYRTVPPDALEHATYVGREKCIACHQEQYDLWKGSDHDRAMELATDETVLGDFNDVEFNRFDEKTRFFRDGKKFMVNAEGPDGQYHDYEIKYTFGIRPLQQYMVEFPDGRIQVLRVSWDVDKKKWFYVAPTDASQERIEAGDPLHWTGLAQNWNTMCAECHSTDYHKNYDLATNTYHSNFFEIDVSCEACHGPGSLHVELANRRGLFWDRNVHYGLTNEMKGALNTRQVETCAPCHSRRSIIHPDYRAGDSFLDYFQPSMLDAGLYHDDGQILDEVYEYGSFTQSKMYHKGVRCSDCHDPHSLKLKYEGNKLCAQCHEPGKYDGAGHNHHPNAAPGSAETQCVTCHMPHSTYMEIDNRRDHSIRVPRPDLTVKYGTPNVCNRCHTKPHESAQWAADQIVQWYGPKRPDDPHYAEAFAMARRGDPAGFELLKEAIEKPENSEIIRATAIELLQNYPTVESAKIRRDALTDPNAMVRAAAVRSFTVQAENQDDMVTKLLSELRPKLDDRSRAVRTAAANRIVTDVDSLEDTQFRTALEQAISEYRAGHQINLDRAPSNQSLATLAMSLGQPEAAVKSMRDAIRVEPYLSRVRAQLAQYLETLATNPAQAAIAAKVGATPEEINKLREEELELLKRDEKLLPKDASVRYVRGFLLVKLGRLDEAREAFIKACELAPNDYTYWEWLASICVDQKRWEQAALAIQRMSQLQPEDDTWKRLLYQVKAGVEAEGGTLSLQRPPTAGEESPAEQPEATDEAKPDATPAATPQEPSAEQPAEPKEAPTSTPEPSPPATGNAPQP; from the coding sequence ATGCCCATTTCTCGAAGTACGTATCGCTGGCCCGCCGTCGGCCTTGGCTTAGCGCTTGCGGTATTCGCAGCCCTGGCAGCCGCCGATTGGTATCGCACGGTCCCTCCCGATGCGCTGGAGCACGCCACGTACGTCGGCCGCGAAAAGTGCATCGCCTGCCATCAAGAGCAGTACGATCTTTGGAAAGGCTCCGACCACGATCGGGCGATGGAGCTCGCCACCGACGAAACGGTGCTCGGCGACTTCAACGACGTCGAGTTCAACCGCTTCGATGAAAAAACCCGCTTCTTCCGCGACGGCAAGAAGTTCATGGTCAACGCCGAAGGCCCCGACGGCCAATACCACGACTACGAGATCAAGTACACGTTCGGCATCCGCCCGCTCCAGCAATACATGGTCGAATTCCCCGACGGCCGCATCCAAGTGCTGCGCGTCTCGTGGGACGTCGATAAGAAGAAGTGGTTTTACGTCGCCCCGACCGACGCCTCGCAGGAACGAATCGAGGCGGGCGATCCGCTCCATTGGACCGGCCTCGCGCAAAATTGGAACACGATGTGCGCCGAGTGCCACTCGACCGACTACCACAAGAACTACGACCTCGCGACGAACACCTACCACTCCAACTTTTTCGAAATCGACGTCAGCTGCGAAGCCTGCCACGGTCCTGGCAGCCTGCACGTTGAACTCGCGAACCGCCGCGGCCTGTTCTGGGACCGCAACGTTCACTACGGTTTGACGAACGAGATGAAGGGCGCCCTCAACACGCGCCAAGTCGAAACCTGCGCTCCCTGCCACTCGCGGCGGTCGATCATTCATCCCGACTACCGCGCCGGCGATTCGTTCCTCGATTACTTCCAGCCGTCGATGCTCGACGCGGGCCTCTACCACGACGACGGGCAGATTCTGGACGAAGTCTACGAGTACGGCTCGTTCACGCAGAGCAAGATGTATCACAAAGGAGTCCGCTGCAGCGATTGCCACGATCCCCACTCGCTCAAGCTGAAGTACGAAGGAAACAAGCTCTGCGCCCAATGCCACGAGCCGGGCAAGTACGACGGCGCCGGCCACAATCATCATCCCAACGCCGCGCCGGGGTCGGCAGAGACGCAGTGCGTCACCTGCCACATGCCCCACTCGACCTACATGGAGATCGACAACCGCCGCGACCACAGCATTCGCGTGCCGCGCCCCGATCTCACCGTGAAGTACGGCACGCCGAACGTTTGCAATCGCTGCCACACGAAGCCGCACGAATCGGCTCAATGGGCGGCCGACCAGATCGTCCAATGGTACGGGCCAAAACGTCCGGACGACCCGCACTATGCCGAGGCGTTCGCCATGGCGCGCCGCGGCGATCCTGCGGGCTTCGAACTGTTGAAGGAAGCGATCGAAAAGCCGGAGAACTCAGAGATCATCCGCGCCACTGCGATCGAACTGCTGCAGAACTACCCGACGGTCGAAAGCGCGAAGATCCGCCGCGACGCGCTCACCGACCCGAACGCGATGGTTCGCGCCGCCGCCGTGCGATCGTTTACCGTCCAGGCGGAGAACCAAGACGACATGGTGACGAAGCTGCTGAGCGAGCTTCGACCGAAGCTCGACGACCGCAGCCGGGCAGTCCGCACCGCAGCGGCCAATCGGATTGTCACCGACGTCGATTCGCTCGAAGACACCCAATTCCGCACCGCACTGGAACAGGCGATCAGCGAGTATCGGGCTGGCCATCAAATCAATCTCGATCGCGCGCCCTCCAACCAAAGCTTGGCGACCCTGGCCATGAGCCTCGGCCAGCCGGAAGCGGCGGTGAAGTCGATGCGCGACGCGATCCGCGTCGAGCCATACCTGAGCCGCGTGCGGGCTCAACTGGCGCAATACCTCGAAACGCTCGCAACCAATCCGGCCCAGGCCGCCATCGCTGCCAAGGTCGGGGCGACGCCCGAAGAGATCAACAAGCTGCGTGAAGAAGAACTTGAACTGCTGAAGCGGGACGAAAAGCTGCTCCCGAAGGACGCTTCGGTCCGGTACGTCCGCGGATTCTTGTTGGTAAAACTGGGCCGGCTCGACGAAGCGCGTGAAGCGTTTATCAAGGCGTGCGAGCTCGCGCCCAACGATTACACCTACTGGGAATGGCTGGCGTCGATCTGCGTCGATCAGAAGCGCTGGGAACAAGCGGCCCTGGCCATTCAACGGATGTCGCAACTCCAGCCGGAAGACGACACCTGGAAGCGGCTGCTGTACCAAGTGAAAGCGGGCGTCGAAGCCGAGGGGGGAACGCTTAGCCTCCAGCGGCCGCCGACTGCCGGTGAAGAGTCTCCCGCAGAGCAACCCGAGGCGACAGACGAAGCGAAGCCCGACGCAACGCCGGCTGCGACGCCTCAGGAGCCGTCAGCCGAACAGCCGGCTGAGCCGAAGGAGGCGCCGACTTCAACGCCAGAACCGAGCCCGCCGGCGACTGGAAACGCTCCGCAGCCGTAA
- a CDS encoding fatty acid CoA ligase family protein, with protein MTVAAPTIRTNVADRLTRIAARMADAVAIATPGSGDVAGKNSYATCTFGELEADSLALARGLVDLGVRPGQRFVLLVKPGIEFVKLVFALLRTGAVAVLVDPGMGRKHLVNCLAAAEPDGFIAISPAQAVRSVLRRRFPHAKLNVTVGRRWFWGGATYRQVLERGRHLQTTLPETHAADAAAIIFTSGSTGPPKGVLYTHEMFDTQASEIERQYGIVPGGADLACFALFGLFNSAMGVTTVFPRMDFSRPASADPQQLLAAANDWQVSQAFASPAVWDRLSRHCEATRERIPTLRNVFSCGAPVPAAALERTLAMVHPEARMHTPYGATESLPVATIEAAEVLGETAERTRNGAGVCVGRKFETIEWRVIRISDEPIATIGDAEELPAGEIGELIVRGLQVSPAYVIALQPLAPPGGRAALASDVAPNVAENHPRAEPGAREYNAASKIADGETVWHRIGDVGYLDDVGRFWYCGRKSHRVETAAGTLYTECCEAVFNELPEATRTALVGIGPCGAKMPAVVYEPRDAAVDHPQLVEQLRKVAERFAPTREIRHFLPYSPFPVDVRHNSKINREQLAAFAEQALNERSR; from the coding sequence ATGACAGTTGCTGCGCCCACTATCCGAACGAACGTCGCCGATCGTCTGACGCGGATCGCTGCGCGGATGGCGGACGCCGTGGCGATTGCCACGCCGGGGAGCGGCGATGTCGCGGGGAAGAACTCCTACGCGACCTGCACGTTTGGCGAGCTTGAGGCCGACTCGCTCGCTCTCGCACGCGGCTTGGTCGATCTCGGCGTCCGCCCGGGCCAGCGGTTCGTGCTGCTGGTGAAGCCGGGGATCGAGTTCGTGAAACTCGTGTTCGCCCTGCTCCGCACTGGCGCCGTCGCGGTGCTCGTCGACCCCGGCATGGGGCGGAAGCACTTGGTGAACTGCCTTGCCGCCGCAGAGCCCGATGGGTTCATTGCGATTAGCCCGGCGCAGGCTGTGCGCAGCGTACTGCGACGGCGGTTCCCTCACGCAAAGCTCAACGTGACGGTCGGCCGGCGTTGGTTTTGGGGAGGCGCAACCTACCGACAAGTGCTGGAGCGCGGCCGCCACTTGCAAACGACGCTGCCCGAGACGCACGCCGCCGACGCCGCGGCGATCATTTTTACTTCTGGCAGCACCGGGCCGCCGAAGGGCGTGCTGTACACGCACGAGATGTTCGACACGCAGGCGAGCGAGATCGAACGGCAGTACGGCATCGTCCCCGGCGGCGCCGATCTCGCGTGTTTTGCGTTGTTTGGGCTCTTCAACTCGGCGATGGGCGTGACGACGGTCTTCCCGCGGATGGATTTCTCGCGGCCTGCTTCGGCGGATCCGCAGCAATTGCTCGCGGCTGCGAACGATTGGCAAGTATCACAAGCCTTCGCCTCGCCTGCCGTGTGGGATCGGCTGAGCCGCCACTGCGAGGCGACGCGCGAGCGGATCCCGACCCTGCGGAACGTTTTTTCGTGCGGCGCTCCGGTGCCGGCGGCCGCGCTCGAGCGGACGCTCGCGATGGTGCATCCCGAGGCCCGCATGCATACGCCTTACGGGGCGACGGAGAGTTTGCCGGTGGCGACCATCGAAGCGGCCGAGGTGCTGGGCGAAACGGCGGAGCGGACGCGCAACGGCGCCGGCGTCTGCGTGGGGCGGAAGTTCGAGACGATCGAATGGCGGGTGATTCGGATCAGCGACGAGCCGATCGCCACGATTGGCGACGCTGAAGAACTTCCCGCCGGCGAAATCGGCGAGCTAATCGTTCGCGGCTTACAGGTCTCGCCAGCGTATGTGATCGCTTTGCAGCCCCTGGCTCCGCCAGGGGGTCGCGCGGCGTTGGCGAGCGACGTTGCGCCAAACGTTGCGGAGAATCACCCCCGGGCGGAGCCCGGGGCTAGGGAATATAACGCTGCTTCTAAAATCGCGGACGGCGAAACCGTTTGGCATCGCATCGGCGATGTTGGGTATCTCGATGACGTTGGCCGTTTTTGGTACTGCGGGCGGAAATCGCATCGCGTCGAAACGGCAGCGGGAACGCTCTACACCGAATGCTGCGAGGCGGTGTTCAATGAACTGCCTGAAGCAACACGCACGGCGCTCGTCGGCATCGGCCCGTGCGGTGCGAAAATGCCGGCCGTCGTTTACGAACCGCGGGACGCCGCCGTCGATCATCCGCAGCTCGTCGAACAGCTGCGGAAGGTTGCGGAGCGATTCGCTCCTACTCGCGAGATCCGGCACTTCCTGCCGTACAGCCCGTTTCCTGTCGACGTGCGTCACAACTCAAAAATCAATCGCGAGCAGTTGGCCGCTTTTGCAGAACAAGCGTTGAACGAGCGGAGCAGGTGA
- a CDS encoding TIGR03546 family protein, which produces MFTLFLRPVRMLAQALIGNDTPRQTAWGFSLGMMVGLLPKGNLTAIVIAMLLFSFRVNRAAGFLAIAMFSYLGAWFDGTAHCLGSYLLMSPTLQAMFAAVYDKPLGPFSGLNNTVVLGQLLIGLYLFYPVYRGSRVAATYLRPRLQHYLMRYRLVRWLMGAEIGAQWGLE; this is translated from the coding sequence ATGTTCACGCTCTTCCTGCGGCCTGTCCGCATGCTAGCGCAAGCCTTGATCGGCAACGACACGCCGCGCCAAACGGCATGGGGATTTTCGTTGGGGATGATGGTTGGCTTGCTGCCGAAGGGGAATCTGACCGCCATCGTCATCGCGATGCTCTTGTTCTCGTTCCGCGTGAACCGCGCGGCCGGGTTCCTCGCCATCGCCATGTTCTCGTATCTGGGAGCTTGGTTCGACGGCACTGCCCATTGCCTGGGCTCGTACTTGCTCATGTCGCCAACGCTGCAGGCGATGTTTGCCGCTGTTTACGACAAACCGCTGGGGCCGTTTTCAGGGCTGAACAACACCGTCGTTCTCGGCCAACTGTTGATCGGTCTCTACCTCTTCTATCCGGTCTACCGCGGTTCGCGGGTGGCGGCGACGTACCTGCGGCCGCGGTTGCAGCATTACCTCATGCGTTATCGCCTCGTCCGCTGGCTGATGGGCGCCGAGATCGGCGCGCAGTGGGGGCTCGAATAA